The genomic window aaaaaaattagaacaaTACAAGCCAATATCAAATTGACTGTACGAGAGTTTACATCAATGTAATAATCAAAAATCAGGACCAATTTTAGACAAAGCCAATGTAATAgggacaaaaaaagaaaaattcctGAATAGAACTGATTGCCCATCTGCATCACATGCATGCAGGGAATACCCGATAAATAGTTCTTTTTTATGGCAAACTACAACTAAGATTAATGGTGAGGATACTAAAATTAACTTCAATAAATATAGTAAATCATAATCATATCAGCAACCAGCATTGTTAAATTTAGAGTATAAAGAAAGAATGGCACACTATTTATCTCGCGGAAAGGATCCTTTATATCATCTCGCTCAACGCAACTTTCCCGTTAAGAAAAAGGGTTACCATATATGCAACATATAAATCATTGTTAAATGTAATAGGCAATAGTCTAACTTACATAATTCCGAAAGATAACCATATTAACATCACTAGAGACATCCAACAGCAACCACCTTAAAGAGTACTCTCGAGCACCAGCAGGATGCATTAACTCGTCGGTGTCGAGATGTATTATCCAATCCATGCCAGATTCCTTTGGCAAACAAGGGATAGCATAAGTTCATATTGTGTATGAATTCATAAATAAAAATGGAAGCCTTCATAGAAGGATATATCAACTATAACAGAAAACCTAGAGTTCGATACTACAAGCAAGCTGCATGACAATACACATTTAAGATCAGAAAAGATTAACACTTGTAAGCTATGCATTTAAAGAACTCCTTGATGTGACAGAAGTAGCAGAATAAGTCGTACCCGTGCCATAACAAATCAGCAAAAAATTGGAAGTTGTGAAAAGTATGTGCAGTAAAAGGATTTCAATTTTGCAAAATTTCACTGTCATCCTAAAAATTATAAGCATTCATGGCTACAACACAATAAAAAATACTACCAATCAGTTAGCAACATCATAAATTTCTCATTACTAAAGGAGTATGTGATGATCTCACCTCCCCACTTCTCGGGATTCAAAATCCAGCCACAATATTCTTCATTTGATTTTCCAAGAAATGCTTGGTTATATTTTCTTGGATCACTCACCACTGTTGCAGCTATAACCTTCagcaaacaaaaattttattgcatGTATTAAAACATGCAAAGTGAAAAGCAGGTGGATACACAAAGTACAAATTGATCGTATAATGCAGCACAGTAAAGAGGCTACTAGAATGGCCATGCCTTTATCagatgaggcagagaactgaaatATAGTATAATGGCATTGTTTGTTCAGTTATATATGTATGAACAGACATGTCCAAATGTGTGTTTGTAAAAACAAATGCATACATTAATACACGTGTCTGGGTGTGtgtttatatttatgcatgtatGCATATCTTGTGTTCACGTTTGCTTTTATCTATGCTCCAGCCCTAAAATGCATGACATTCAAATCAGGAACCACctttaataataattcatatataaatgcATGAAAACCAAATTTATACAGATATACATACACAGGCACGTGCATCTATGTGCACTTTATCTATATCTGTATCTTGTATCTGTAAGCATGAGCATTTGATCAGATAAAGCACTAAAATATTATCAGAAAAATTAATCTGGTGG from Elaeis guineensis isolate ETL-2024a chromosome 4, EG11, whole genome shotgun sequence includes these protein-coding regions:
- the LOC105043336 gene encoding OVARIAN TUMOR DOMAIN-containing deubiquitinating enzyme 2-like: MDHDKHRAPELSQVIAATVVSDPRKYNQAFLGKSNEEYCGWILNPEKWGGIWHGLDNTSRHRRVNASCWCSRVLFKLR